A single Nocardioides bizhenqiangii DNA region contains:
- a CDS encoding septum formation family protein — protein sequence MKLRLGAVVLTAALTPLTAVGTPSPARAGVDITPPEVGSCHAYTMAEGAGRSDRTPVVDCADPHTAITVEVVEFDQAPDWDDPDALDRALRTQCYPAYFEALGGNIKTIQRSAHILYVFIPTKAQREAGAAWLRCDATLQGGTRLMNLPDNLVLGSLPLPDRVAKCRTGKRFDYAYTVCARPHQFRAAVSIRYPHDSYPGKRAAVRFALRKCRARAEAPFFYEAVFSRAAWTLGYRHAVCLWTNSD from the coding sequence TTGAAGCTGCGACTCGGCGCCGTCGTCCTGACGGCCGCGCTCACTCCGCTGACCGCCGTCGGCACACCGTCGCCCGCCCGCGCGGGAGTGGACATCACCCCACCCGAGGTCGGCAGCTGCCACGCCTACACGATGGCGGAGGGTGCGGGGAGGAGCGACCGGACCCCTGTGGTCGACTGCGCCGACCCGCACACCGCGATCACCGTCGAGGTCGTCGAGTTCGACCAGGCGCCCGACTGGGACGACCCGGACGCGCTCGACCGAGCGCTGCGTACGCAGTGCTATCCGGCGTACTTCGAGGCGCTGGGCGGCAACATCAAGACGATCCAGCGCTCGGCGCACATCCTCTACGTCTTCATCCCGACCAAGGCCCAGCGCGAGGCGGGCGCAGCCTGGCTGCGGTGTGACGCCACCCTCCAGGGCGGCACCCGATTGATGAACCTGCCCGACAACCTCGTCCTCGGATCGCTCCCGCTGCCCGACAGAGTGGCCAAGTGCCGCACCGGCAAGCGCTTCGACTACGCCTACACCGTCTGCGCCCGGCCCCACCAGTTCCGAGCCGCGGTCTCCATCAGATACCCGCACGACTCCTACCCGGGGAAGCGGGCGGCGGTGCGGTTCGCCCTGCGGAAGTGCCGGGCGCGCGCCGAGGCGCCGTTCTTCTACGAGGCCGTCTTCTCGCGAGCGGCCTGGACCCTCGGTTACCGCCACGCGGTCTGCCTCTGGACGAACTCCGACTGA